The Caulobacter sp. 73W region GCCGGCGATCTGACCCTGGCGGGCGTCACCAAGCCGGTGAACCTGGACGTCACCTTCAACAACGCCGGCAAGGACATGTTCGGCGCCATCCGCTCGGGCTTCGCGGCCTCGACGGTGATCAAGCGCGGTGAATTCGGCTCCACCAAGTACGCCCCGGCTCTGGGCGACGAGGTGAAGCTGATGATCGACGTCGAGTTCACCAAGCAATAATCCCAGCCTAAGCTTCCGCCCCGCGCGCCCGCGCCGGGGCGGAGTTCTTTTCAGGAGACCGGCATGGCCGAGAGCCGCAACCGCTACACGACCGTCGCCGTCGTCCTGCACTGGCTGATCGCCGCGGCGATCATCTTCCAGATCATCCTGGGCTGGCGGGCCGGCGACGCGCCCAAGGGGCCGTCGGCCTTCGCCATGATCCAGCTGCACAAGTCGATCGGCATCACGATCCTGCTGCTCAGCCTGGCGCGCCTGGTCTGGCGGTTGACGCACAGGCCGCCGCCCCACGCGGCCGATCAGCCCCGCTGGCAGACCATCGCCTCCAACGCCGTGCATTGGGGCTTCTACGTCATCATGATCGGCCTGCCGCTGACCGGCTGGATCATGGTCTCGGCCAGCCGGCTGAACATCCCGACCGTGCTCTACGGGACGATCCCGTGGCCGCACCTGCCCCTCCTGCCGGAGTTGCCGGCGGAGACGAAGGCGCTGTGGCGGACGGTCGGGGACACCGGCCACGGCGTGCTGGTCAAACTGACCTACGTCCTGCTGCTGCTGCATCTTGGCGCGGTGGCCAAGCACCAGATCCTCGACCGCGACGAAACCTTCGGCCACATGGCGCCGGGCGCCCGGCCGGGCTGGAAGGAGCCCCGGGCCTGGCTGGCGGCCATCGGGCTGCTGGCCGTGGTCGGCGGCGCCTATGCCTGGTCGCCCAAGGTCAAGCCGGCGGCGACCCCCGCCGTCCAAAAAGAGGTCGCCGAACTGGCCGAGCCCGAGGCCCCCGCGTCGCCCGCCGTTTCGCAATCCGCCGAGACAGCCGCGCCCGTCGAGGCGGCTTCGGCCGCGGAAGCGCCCGCGCCCCTGCCGCCAGTCGCCTGGACGGTGAGCAAGGCCTCGACCCTCGGCTTCTCCACCAGCTGGGGCGGCGAGGCGGTGGAAGGCCGCTTCTCTCGCTGGACCGCCGACATCCTGTTCTCGCCCAACGCGCTGGACGCCTCGAAGGTGAGCGTGAAGATCGACCTGGCCTCGGTCGCAACCGGCGACGGTCAGCGTGACGAGTCCCTGGTGGGCTCGGATTTCTTCGACACCGGCTCGCATCCGACAGCCACATTCACCGCCACGAAGTTCCGCAAGACGGCCGAGGGACGCTTTGTCGCCGACGGGACACTGGACCTGCGCGGCGTGAAACGGTCGGTCAGCCTGCCCTTCAGCCTGAAGATCGACGGCGACACGGCACGCATGCGCGGTGTAACCAGCCTCGACCGTACGGCTTTCGGAGTTGGACAGGGCGAATGGACGGCGACGGACGAGATTCCGGCCAAGGTGAGCATCAGGGTCGATCTGACCGCGACCAAGCGGTAGCCGCCCTGCGCGCGGGCGGGCTCGTCATCCTGCCCACCGAGACGGTCTACGGGCTCGCCGCCGACGCGGCGAATCCCATGGCCGTGGCCGCCATCTTCGAGGCCAAGGGCCGTCCGCGCTTCAACCCCCTGATCGCCCATGTCGCCGACCTGGCGACGGCGGAGACGATCGCCGTCTTCGACAACCGCGCCCGCAAGCTGGCCCAGGCCTTCTGGCCGGGACCCATGACCCTGGTCCTGCCGGTGCGCGACGCGGCGGCGGTTAGCGACTTGGCCCGCGCCGGGCTGGAGACGGTGGCGATCCGCGTGCCCGGCCATCCGCAGGCCCGCGCGCTTCTGGCGGCCTTCGGCGGCCCGGTGGTCGCGCCCAGCGCCAACCGCTCCGGCCGGCCCAGCCCGACGACCTATGAGGACGCGGTCAGCGAGACGGGGGCTTCGGCCGCCGCCGCGCTGGACGGCGGGCCCTGTCAGGTCGGGCTGGAATCCACCGTGGTCTCCGTGCTGGACGGTGCGCCGCGACTGCTGCGCCCGGGCGCGGTGACCCGTTCCCAGATCGAGGCGCTGATCGGCCCGCTGGCGGAAGCGGCTGACGACGCCAAGCGATCGCCAGGGCGTCTGGCCGTCCACTACGCCCCCGACGCGCCCGTCCGGATCAACGCCGAAGCGGCGGAGGAGGGCGAGGCCTATCTCGCCTTCGGTCCCCATGCGGCGTGCGAGCGGGTGTTCAATCTCAGCTCATCGGGCGATCTAGCGGAGGCGGCGGCCAATCTGTTCGCCTTCCTGCGCGCCGCTGACCGGACCAGGCCCTCGGCCATCGCCGTCGCGCCGATCCCGGACGAGGGCCTGGGCGAGGCGATCAATGACCGCCTGCGCCGCGCCGCCGGGTTCGTCGGATGACCGCGTCCGCTGAAGTCATCGACCGCCTGAAGGCGGCCTTGGGCGAGGGCGGCTGGAGCCAGGACCCCGACCGCTTGGCGCCCAAGCTGACTGAATGGCGCCGCCGCTGGTCCGGGACCACGCCGCTGCTGGCCCTTCCCGACACGACGGAGAAGGCCTCGGCCGTCGTGCGCATCTGCGCCGAGGCCGGCGTGGCGATCACGCCCCAGGGCGGCAACACCGGCCTGGTCGGCGGCCAGATTCCCCAGGGCGAGATCCTGCTGTCCACCGAGCGCCTGCGGGCCGTGCGCGACGCTGACGCCTTCGACGACGCCCTGATCGTCGAGGCGGGGCTGACCCTGGCCGAGGCGCATGCAGCGGCGGCCAAGGTCGGGCGGCGCTTTCCGCTCAGCCTCGCCTCCGAGGGCACGGCCACCATCGGCGGCCTGATCAGCACCAACGCCGGCGGGGTGCAGGTCCTGCGCTACGGGACCATGCGCGACCTGGTTCTGGGCGTCGAGACGGTGCTGCCCAACGGCGAGGTCTGGAACGGGCTGAAGCGCCTGCGCAAGGACAACACCGGCTATGACCTGAAGCACCTGCTGATCGGGGCGGAGGGGACCTTGGGCGTCATCACCGCCGCCAGCCTGAAGCTGTTCCCCATCCTGCCGTCGCGGGCCGTGGCCGTGATCGGCCTCGCCAGCCCGGCCGACGCCATCGCCCTGCTGGCCCGCGCCAAGGACGAGACGGGCGGGGCGCTGGAAGCGTTCGAACTGATGGGCCGCACCGGCGTGGCCCTGGCGGTCAAACACCTGCCCGCCGTGCGCGAGCCGCTGGCGCAGGCGCATCCCTGGTACGTGCTGATCGAGGCGGCCAGCGGCGAGCCTGGCGCGGCGGAGGCGGCGCTGGAGCGCCTGCTGGCGCGCGCCCTGGACGACGGCCTGATCGCCGACGCGGCCCTGGCCCAGAACGAGGCCCAGGCGGGCGCCTTCTGGAACCTGCGCGAAGGCCAGTCCGCCGCCCAGAACCCGGAAGGGGCGTGCTGGAAGCACGACGTCTCAGTCCCCGTCTCCCAGATCGCCGCCTTCATGGCCGAGGCCGACGCGGCGGTTCAACAGGTGGCGCCGCGCGCGCGGGTGGTGGCGTTCGGCCACGTGGGCGACGGCAATGTCCACTACAACGTTCTGCGTCCCGTGGACGGGACCGACGCCGAGCACGACCAACTGCGCGGAGCCGGGGCGCTGGCGGTCCACGACATCGTCGCCCGCTATGACGGCTCCATCAGCGCCGAGCACGGCCTGGGCGTGATGAAGGTCGAAGAGGCCCTGCGCTACAAGTCCACGACGGAGGTCGCCGCCCAGCGCGCCGTGCGCGCGGCCCTGGATCCCCACAGGATCATGAACCCCCGGGTGTTGTTCTGACCCCGGCTAGAGCTTAAGTCCCGCCCCATGCTGATGGTCATCTCTCCCGCCAAGGCGCTGGATTTCACGCCTCCCGCGCAAACCCTGCCGCTCACCACCCCTGAGCTGAAGGGCGACATCGCCGAGCTGGCCAAGATCACCGCCAAGCTGACGGCGGCGGACCTGCGCCGGCTGATGCACATCTCCGAGAACCTGGCCAAGCTGAACCACGAGCGGTTCCAGGCCTTCGACCCGGCGGTCGAGGACGGCCTGCAGGCGGCCTTCGCCTTCAACGGCGACGTCTATTCGGGGCTGGAGGCGCGCAACCTGGACAAGGCGGGCCTGACCTGGGCCCAGGAGCACCTGCGCATCCTGTCGGGCCTATACGGCGTGCTGCGTCCGCTCGACGCGATCCAGCCCTACCGCCTGGAGATGGGCACGCGGCTGAAGACCAAGCGCGGCGCCAGCCTCTACGACTTCTGGGGCGACCACATCGCCAACGCCCTGAACGCCGTGCTTGAAGGCCACAAGGACAAGACCCTGGTGAACCTTGCCAGCCAGGAATATTTCGGCGCCGTCGACGCCAAGGCCCTGAAAGCTCCGGTGGTGACCTGCCACTTCAAAGAGGAGAAGGAGGGGACGCTGCGCATCCTCAGCTTCTACGCCAAGAAGGCGCGCGGCCGGATGGCCCGCTACGTTATCGACAACCGCATCGACCAGGTCGAGGGCCTGAAGGCGTTCGACCTGGACGGCTATGCCTTCCGCCGCGACCTGTCGACCGACGCCGACTGGATTTTCGCTCGCCCGCAGCCTTAAATTCATCTAGCGGTGAATTAAAGCGGACTCGCCGCTGGCGTGCGGCTGGCCTATGCTGCGCTGCAACAAAAAGATTGTGGAGCGTAGGGGATGAGCGTGGATTTCGGTCTGAAGGGCCAGGCGGCCCTCATCACGGGCTCGACCAGCGGCATCGGCCACGCCATGGCCGAGGCGCTCGCCGCCCAGGGCGTGGACGTGGTGCTCAACGGCCTGGGTGACCCGGTCGCCATCGAGACCACCCGATCCAAGCTCGAGGACCAGTACGGCGTTCGCGTCGTCTATCACGGCGCCGACATGACCAAGCCCGGCGAGATCGCCGAGATGGTCGCCTTCGCCAAGGCCGAGTTCGGCCGCTTGGACATCCTGGTCAACAACGCCGGCATCCAGCACGTGGCCCCGGTCGACGAGTTCCCGCTGGAGAAGTGGGACCAGATCATCGCCATCAACCTGTCCTCAGCCTTCCACGGCACGCGCGCCGCCCTGCCGATCATGAAGGCCCAGGGTCGTGGCCGCATCGTCAACCTGGCCAGCGCCCACGCCCTGGTCGCCTCGCCGTTCAAGTCGGCCTATGTGGCCGCCAAGCACGGGGTGCTGGGCCTGACCAAGACCGTGGCTCTGGAAGTCGCCCAGGCGAACATCACCTGCAACGCCATCTGCCCCGGCTATGTGAAGACCCCCATCGTCGAGGGGCAGATCAAGGACCAGGCAAAGGCCCGCGGCATCAGCGAGGAAGAGGTCCTGAAGAACGTCATCCTCGCCGCCCAGCCGACCAAGCGCTTCGTGACGGTCGAGGAGATTTCGGGCCTGCTGCTCTATCTGGTGTCCGACGCCGGGGCGTCGGTGAACGGCACGGCCCTGACGGTCGACGGCGGCTGGACCGCGCAATAGGAGAAGAGGACATGCTGGGCGTCCGCAAGAAGTCGGGGCCCAAGCCCATCAGTCTCGCCCTCCAGGGCGGCGGCTCCCACGGCGCCTTCGCCTGGGGCGTCATCGACCGCCTGCTGGAGGAGGAGGGCCTGGAGATCCAGGCCGTGACCGCCGCCTCCGCCGGGGCCATGAACGCGGTGGCTATGACCGCCGGCCTGATCGAGAACGGCCGCGAGGGGGCGAAGGCCAAGCTGGCCGATTTCTGGAGAAAGGTGAACCAGGCGGGCGGCCGCAACGTCTTCGGCAACTCCAGCGTCTGGAACGCGGCGCTCAGCCCCGACTGGATCAAGAACACTCCGGGCTGGCGGCTGGCCGAGACCTTCGCTCTGTCGCTCAGCCCCTACGACTTCAATCCCTTCAACCTGAACCCGCTGCACGACGCGCTGGAGCGGGTGGTGGACTTCGAAGTCCTGCGCGAGCGCTCGCCCGTGGCGCTGTACATCTCGGCGACCGAAGTGCGGACCAGCCAGGCGAAAATCTTCCGCGAGCACGAGCTGTCGGTGAAGCACGTCATGGCCTCGGCCTGCCTGCCGCATCTGTTCCACGCGGTGGAGATCGACGGCGAGCCCTACTGGGACGGCGGCTATCTGGCCAATCCGGGCCTGTGGCCGCTGTTTTACGACAAGACGCCGGACGACGTGCTGGTGGTCACCCTCAATCCCTTCGTCCGCAAGGAGGCGCCGCGCACGCCGGGGGATATCGTCGACCGCCTGAACGAGATCACCTTCAACGCCTCGCTCGCCGCCGAACTGCGCGCCATCGGCATGCTGCAGAAGCTGCTGGAAGAGGGCTTGCTGAAGGACGCCGCCAAAGGGCGTTATAGGCGCATGCTGCTTCACTCCATCGCCGCCGACGGCCACCTGGACGACCTGTCCCTGTCGACCAAGTTCAACACTGAGTGGGGCTTCCTCACCGACCTGAAAGAGCGCGGGCGCAAGGCCGCCGAGGAATGGCTGGGATCGTGCCTTGGCCATGTGGGCGAGCGCGCGACCCTCGACATCGCCTCGGTGGCGGCGTGAGCGGTCCCGTCTCCACGGCTGGCGTGGTCTGCTTTCGCGGCGACGAGGTGCTGCTGATCAAGCGCGGCAAGCCGCCCCGCCTGGGCCAATGGAGCATCCCCGGCGGCCGCATCGAATGGGGCGAGGCCGCCATCGCCGCCGCCCGCCGTGAGCTGATGGAAGAGACCAGCGTCGAGGCCGAAATCCTGGCCCTGGTCGATGTAGTGGACGGTGTCTTCGTCGGCGACGACGGCCAGGTCGAGCGCCACTACGTGATGATCGACTACGCCGCGCGCTGGGTCTCGGGCGAGCCCGCAGCTGGCGATGACGCCGCCGACGCGCGGTTCGTGCCGATGGCCCAGGTGGACGCCATGGTCGAGTGGCCGGAGACCCGCCGGGTGATCCATGAAGCCTGGGCGCGTTTCGGCGACGCTTGACCGCCTCCGCGTCAACTGGGTCTGCTGTCCTCAACGAGAAAACGAGGAGCGACCCATGGCCTACAAACCCTTCGACCTGAGCGGCAAGGTCGCCCTGGTGACCGGCGGCAATCGCGGCATCGGCTTTGGCATGGCGCAGGCCCTCGCCCAGGCCGGCGCGGACATCATCATCTGGGGCTCCAACGCCGAGCGTAACCTGGAGGCCGAGGGCAAGCTGAACACCCTGGGCGTTCGGGTACTGGCGCAGAAGGTGGACGTCTCGGACGAGGCGCAGGTGAAGGCCGCCATGGCCGAGGCGGCGGCCAGCATGGGCCGCATCGACAGCGTCTTCGCCAACGCCGGGGTCGGCTATGGCGCGCCGTCCTTCGTGGACATGACCACCGAGACCTATCGCAAGGTGCTGGCCGTCAATCTGGACGGCGTGTTCTTCACCTTCCGCGAGGCGTGCCGCCACATGGTCGAGCGGGCCAAGGCCGGCGACCCGGGCGGCTCCATCGTCGGCATCGCCTCCCTCGCCGCCATCGAGGGCGCGGCGCGAAACGAGGCCTACGCCGCCACCAAGGGGGCGGTGATCTCGATGATGAAGTCGGTGGCGGTGGAGCACGCCCGCTGGGGCGTCCGCGCCAACGCCATCCTGCCCGGCTGGATCGCCACGGACATGACCGCCGGCGCCCAGGCGGCCCCCGCCTTCGCCGAGAAGGTCATCCCCCGCGTTCCCGCCCGCCGCTGGGGCGAGCCGGCTGACTTCGGCGGCATAGCGGTCTATCTGGCCTCGGACGCCAGCGCCTATCACTCCGGCGACACCCTGGTGATCGACGGCGGTTACTCGATCTTCTGAGGCGCTTGCCGGAACGCCGTTCTCGTGAGACGCTTTTGTGATGCGACCCTGCCCGTCAGAGGCGGGGCGCTGGAGGAACGAACGGAATGCCGCCGCAGGATATCGCGGGCGTTGCGGGATCGCGCAGCTTCTGGGCTGCGCTCCTGATGGGGCTGACGGCCCTCACCGCCTGCTTCTGGACGCCCGAACAGCGCTGAGCTGACGTCGGGTCACCATTGCGGGGCCGCCGCCGGCGGCCTCATGCTCCCGGAAAACACCGGGAGGACGGCTCATGACCCTGCGCACGCCGCTTTGCGATCTTCTTCAGATCGAGCATCCGATCCTGCTCGCCGGCATGGGCGGCGTCTCCTATGCGGAACTGGCGGCGGCGGTCTCCAACGCCGGCGGCTACGGCGTGCTGGGCATGGCCGGGACCTCGCCCGACTTCATCGCCGGCCAGATGCGCCGGGTGCGCGAGCTGACCGACAAGCCGTTCGGCGTCGATCTGCTGGCCGCCACGCCCGACGCCCTGACCGCCAGCGTCGAGGTCATCATCGCCGGCGGCGCGTCCAGCTTCGTCGCCGGGCTCGGCGTGCCGGCATCGATCATCGCCCGCCTCAAGGACGCGGGCCTGAAGGTCATGGTCGTCTGCGGGGCCGTGAAGCACGCGGTGAAGGCCCAGGCCGCCGGCTGCGACGCCGTCATCTGCCAGGGCGGGGAGGGCGGTGGTCACACCGGCTTGGTTGGCACGCTGCCGCTGGTCGCCCAGGCCGTGGAGGCGGTCGACATTCCGGTGATCGCGGCGGGCGGTCTTTATGATGGGCGCGGGCTGGCGGCATCCTTGGCTCTCGGCGCCCAGGGCGTCTGGATGGGGACCCGCTTCATCGCCTCGGACGAGGCGCATTCGGGTGCGGTCTATCGCCAGGCGATCGTCGATGCGGCGGACGAGGACACGGTCCGCACGCGCAGCTATTCGGGCAAGCCGATGCGGGTGCTGAAGAACCCCTATGTCGAGGATTGGGAGCAGCGCCCCGCCGACATCCAGCCCTTTCCCCAGCAGGCCATCCACTCCATCCAGAACGGCGTCATGGGCGGCATCGGCGGCCAGATCGACGGGCTCGATCTCGACCGTTCCTGTCTGGCCATGGGGCAGTCCGCCGGCGGCGTTCGCAAGGTCCTCCCGGCCGGCGAGATCGTCCGCAACCTGATGGCCGAGGCCGTCGTCGCCATCGACCGGGTCGCCGCCTTGCGGGCCGATGGTCAAGCTTCTACCAAAGTCGGATGAGCTTCGATCCGAACCTGACCCTGGAAACCGAACGCCTCATCCTGCGTCTGCCGCGGGCGGAGGATCTGGACCCCTGGTCGGCCATGATGGCGGACGAGGAGACGGCGCGCTTCATCGGCGGCGCCATGGGACGGGAACAGACCTGGCGCGTCATGGCGGTGGTCTCCGGGTCGTGGATGCTGCAGGGCTTCTCCATGTTCTCGGTGATCGAGAAATCGACGGGCCGCTGGGTCGGCCGGATTGGGCCATGGCGCCCAGAGGGGTGGCCGGGTCTCGAGATCGGCTGGGGCCTGTCGCGTCGTTCGTGGGGCAAAGGTTATGCCGTGGAGGCCGCGGCCGCCTGCATGGATTTCGCGGTGGATGTGCTCGGCTGGACCGACATCATCCACACCATTGATCCCGAAAATGTCGGCTCGCAGAAGGTGGCGCAGCGCTTGGGCTCCGCCAATCGGGGCGCGACACGGCTGCCGCCGCCGCTGGACGGCTATAACGTGGAGGCCTGGGGCCAGACCGCCGATGAATGGCGGGCGCGCCGCGAGGGCTAGAACCAGCCGGCTTCACGCAGCGCCTTGGCGTAGGCCCGGCTGACCGGAACCTTGGCGCCGGACTTCAGGGTCAGGGTCGCGCGGCCGTCGCCGCGCCGCACGTCCGCCAGCGCCTCGCGCGCCACCCACCAGGAGCGATGGGTTTGCGCGCCCTCGATCCCCGCCAACTCCGCCACGGCGTCCGACAGCCGCATCAGGATCAGCTCCTGCCCGCGATCCGTATGCACGCGCAGATAGTGGTCCTCGGCCTCGACCGCGTAGAGCGCCGCGCCCCGCAGCTTCAGCGGCAGGCGCTCCAGGAAGCGCGGCGGTTCGGTTTGCGCGGACGCGGCGGGGGTCACGGAATTCTGCGGACGGGTGATGAAGTAGCTCAGCGCCGTCATCGCCACCGTCATGACGAGGACCGAGACGAAGAAGCCCGGAATGTTCCTCAGCGCGATGGGATGATCGAAGGCCGCCGCCGCGCCGAGCCAGACGAGGATGGTTCCCGGCAGCGTCAGGACCGCGACGACCATCGCGCCGGCTAGCCAGGGGCGGTTGTCGAACAGGCCACGCGCCGCGATGGTTCGCGCGGTCAGATTTCCGGCCAGTCCGCCGGCCACTGAGACGCCGACCCAGAACAGTAGACGCGGCGACAGCGGCGCGCCGCCCGTGCCGAAAGCGCCGATGAAAGCCAGGAACAGGCCGGCGATCGCGGAAAACACGACCCCGCGCCAGACGTTCGGCCCGTCCGTTCGCGCTTCGCGAACGGCGGCGCCTGTCCGGCCGCGAATTTCAGACGCCGCTTCACGCACCTTGGAATGCACCCCGTCCAGGCCCCGTCTAGCTCTCGTCCGGCAAGCGGCCAGCGCCGCCGAACGGAGATCGAAGATGTCGCAGCATTCGCCGCAAACCGGAACCATCAACCTGGGCGGGGTCCGAAACCTGATCAGGACGGCGGCTATCGCCATCGGCGTCACCGTGGCGGTGACCTGGCTGGCCATGGGCGATCGGGCGGGCCTGTTCCTAAGCCACCTTTCGCAGCTGAACTGGGCGCCGCATCTGCCCGACCTGTCCCTGCTGGCGGGGGCGTCGCTGGCCATCCAGCTTCACGTGGCCTCGGTGACCGTGGCCTTGGTTATCGGCGGCGTGCTGCTGACCGGGATCAAGGGCGACATGAAGCATCGCGTCCTGGGCTGGACCTGGGTGATCGCCATGGCGGCGGCGGCGATCTCGTCCCTGTTCATCCACTCGATCCGGCCCGGCCACTTCAGCTTCCTGCATCTGTTCGCCGGCTGGACCCTTGTCGCCCTGCCGTTCGGCGTCGCCATGGCCCGCAAGCACAAGGTGCGGATCCACGGCCGGACCATGACCGGACTGTTCGTCGGCGGCCTGGTGATCGCCGGGATCACCGCCTTCCTGCCGGGTCGGCTGATGTGGGCGATGCTGTTCGGCTAACTTGCCAAGATCGCGGCGGCGGGCCTACGAACGGGACCATGAACGCTGCTACGCCGAAGAAGCCCCGCGCCAGCGGCCGGGGCCGTCCGTCGAAACATGCCGGGCTGGACCTGAAGGAAACCATCCTCGACGCGGCCGAGCAGCTGTTCGCGCGCCATGGCTTCTATGGCGTGACCACCCGCCAGGTGGCCGCCGAGGCCGGCGTCGACACCGCCCTGATCCACTACTACTTCGGCGCCAAGCGCGAGCTGTTCGATGCGGTGTTCCTGCGCCGGGCCGAGATCCTCAATCGCGAGCGCGTCGCCTCGATGGACGCCTACGAAAAGGCGGCCGGCGGCATCTTGACCAGCGAAGGGGTGATCGAGGCGTTCATCGACCCCCTGCTGCGCATCTCCGAAACCGGCGGGCCGGGCTGGAAGAGCTACTTCGCCCTGGTCGCCCAGGTGAACAACACGCCGGGCTGGGGCGGCGACACCATGCACCGCTTCTTCGATCCGGTGGTGCGCCGGCTGGTCGACGCCCTGGGGCGGGCCATGCCGAACGCCAGCCGGGCCGACCTGTTCTGGTGCTACGAGTTCCTGACCGGCTCGATGATGCTGGCCCTGTCGGAGACGGGCCGCATCGACGCCTTGTCCGACGGCCTGTGCCGGTCCAGCGACCTGGCCGCCATCCGCGCCCGCCTGTTCGCCTATTGCGCCGCCGGGTTCGAGGCCGTGGCCGCCCGCAGCAAGAGCTGAAGCCTGACCTGACCACCGCCCGTCTCGGTGTGGCGCCAATTCATCAACTGATGAAAAATATTCGTGCTGCGTTCGGTCGCACTTTCCCGGCGAACGAACTTCCGCAAAAACTTCCCCTAATTCGCACTTCGATGAATTTGCAAATCAACAAGGCGACCGACGAACGGCGCTAGGGAGGATGAGGATTATGAAATCCATTCTGAAAGTCGCGCTGCTTGCAGGCGCGGCGCAAGTCGCGTTCGCCTCGGGAGCCGTCGCCCAGAGCGCCGCGCCCGCCACCGAAACCAGCTTCGACATCGAACAGGTGGTCGTCACGGCCCGCCGCCGTGAAGAGTCCCTGAAGGACGTCCCGGTCTCCGTCTCGGCCCTGGGCGCCGAGCGCCTGGAAGCCATGGGCGCCGCCGACATCACCACCCTGCAGCAGCAGACCCCGAACGCGACCGTTCAGGTGGCCCGCGGCTCCAACTCGACCCTGATCTCCTTCATCCGCGGCGTCGGCCAGCAGGATCCGCTGTGGGGCTTCGAGCCCGGCGTCGGCCTCTATGTGGACGACGTCTATGTCGCCCGCCCGCAGGGCGCGGTGCTCGACATCTTCGACATCGAGCGCATCGAAGTGCTGCGCGGCCCGCAAGGCACCCTGTACGGCCGCAACACCATCGGCGGCGCGATCAAGTACGTCACCAAGAAGCTCGACCTGACCCGTCCGCAGTTCAGCGCACGCGGCTCGCTGGGCTCCTACGACCAGCGCGACATCGTGGTCACCGGCTCGGTGCCGCTGACCGACAAGCTGGCCATCGGCGGTTCGGTCGCCTCCTATGACCGCGACGGTTTCGGCAAGAACCTGAACACCGGTGAAGAGCACTACGACAAGGACGTCTTCGCCTATCGCGCCAGCGCCGAATATGCGCCGACCGACGATCTGTTCTTCCGCTTCGCCTACG contains the following coding sequences:
- a CDS encoding 3-hydroxybutyrate dehydrogenase — protein: MSVDFGLKGQAALITGSTSGIGHAMAEALAAQGVDVVLNGLGDPVAIETTRSKLEDQYGVRVVYHGADMTKPGEIAEMVAFAKAEFGRLDILVNNAGIQHVAPVDEFPLEKWDQIIAINLSSAFHGTRAALPIMKAQGRGRIVNLASAHALVASPFKSAYVAAKHGVLGLTKTVALEVAQANITCNAICPGYVKTPIVEGQIKDQAKARGISEEEVLKNVILAAQPTKRFVTVEEISGLLLYLVSDAGASVNGTALTVDGGWTAQ
- a CDS encoding L-threonylcarbamoyladenylate synthase → MDGDGRDSGQGEHQGRSDRDQAVAALRAGGLVILPTETVYGLAADAANPMAVAAIFEAKGRPRFNPLIAHVADLATAETIAVFDNRARKLAQAFWPGPMTLVLPVRDAAAVSDLARAGLETVAIRVPGHPQARALLAAFGGPVVAPSANRSGRPSPTTYEDAVSETGASAAAALDGGPCQVGLESTVVSVLDGAPRLLRPGAVTRSQIEALIGPLAEAADDAKRSPGRLAVHYAPDAPVRINAEAAEEGEAYLAFGPHAACERVFNLSSSGDLAEAAANLFAFLRAADRTRPSAIAVAPIPDEGLGEAINDRLRRAAGFVG
- a CDS encoding FAD-binding oxidoreductase, which gives rise to MTASAEVIDRLKAALGEGGWSQDPDRLAPKLTEWRRRWSGTTPLLALPDTTEKASAVVRICAEAGVAITPQGGNTGLVGGQIPQGEILLSTERLRAVRDADAFDDALIVEAGLTLAEAHAAAAKVGRRFPLSLASEGTATIGGLISTNAGGVQVLRYGTMRDLVLGVETVLPNGEVWNGLKRLRKDNTGYDLKHLLIGAEGTLGVITAASLKLFPILPSRAVAVIGLASPADAIALLARAKDETGGALEAFELMGRTGVALAVKHLPAVREPLAQAHPWYVLIEAASGEPGAAEAALERLLARALDDGLIADAALAQNEAQAGAFWNLREGQSAAQNPEGACWKHDVSVPVSQIAAFMAEADAAVQQVAPRARVVAFGHVGDGNVHYNVLRPVDGTDAEHDQLRGAGALAVHDIVARYDGSISAEHGLGVMKVEEALRYKSTTEVAAQRAVRAALDPHRIMNPRVLF
- the yaaA gene encoding peroxide stress protein YaaA; this encodes MLMVISPAKALDFTPPAQTLPLTTPELKGDIAELAKITAKLTAADLRRLMHISENLAKLNHERFQAFDPAVEDGLQAAFAFNGDVYSGLEARNLDKAGLTWAQEHLRILSGLYGVLRPLDAIQPYRLEMGTRLKTKRGASLYDFWGDHIANALNAVLEGHKDKTLVNLASQEYFGAVDAKALKAPVVTCHFKEEKEGTLRILSFYAKKARGRMARYVIDNRIDQVEGLKAFDLDGYAFRRDLSTDADWIFARPQP
- a CDS encoding YceI family protein translates to MAESRNRYTTVAVVLHWLIAAAIIFQIILGWRAGDAPKGPSAFAMIQLHKSIGITILLLSLARLVWRLTHRPPPHAADQPRWQTIASNAVHWGFYVIMIGLPLTGWIMVSASRLNIPTVLYGTIPWPHLPLLPELPAETKALWRTVGDTGHGVLVKLTYVLLLLHLGAVAKHQILDRDETFGHMAPGARPGWKEPRAWLAAIGLLAVVGGAYAWSPKVKPAATPAVQKEVAELAEPEAPASPAVSQSAETAAPVEAASAAEAPAPLPPVAWTVSKASTLGFSTSWGGEAVEGRFSRWTADILFSPNALDASKVSVKIDLASVATGDGQRDESLVGSDFFDTGSHPTATFTATKFRKTAEGRFVADGTLDLRGVKRSVSLPFSLKIDGDTARMRGVTSLDRTAFGVGQGEWTATDEIPAKVSIRVDLTATKR
- a CDS encoding NUDIX hydrolase; its protein translation is MSGPVSTAGVVCFRGDEVLLIKRGKPPRLGQWSIPGGRIEWGEAAIAAARRELMEETSVEAEILALVDVVDGVFVGDDGQVERHYVMIDYAARWVSGEPAAGDDAADARFVPMAQVDAMVEWPETRRVIHEAWARFGDA
- a CDS encoding patatin-like phospholipase family protein, whose product is MLGVRKKSGPKPISLALQGGGSHGAFAWGVIDRLLEEEGLEIQAVTAASAGAMNAVAMTAGLIENGREGAKAKLADFWRKVNQAGGRNVFGNSSVWNAALSPDWIKNTPGWRLAETFALSLSPYDFNPFNLNPLHDALERVVDFEVLRERSPVALYISATEVRTSQAKIFREHELSVKHVMASACLPHLFHAVEIDGEPYWDGGYLANPGLWPLFYDKTPDDVLVVTLNPFVRKEAPRTPGDIVDRLNEITFNASLAAELRAIGMLQKLLEEGLLKDAAKGRYRRMLLHSIAADGHLDDLSLSTKFNTEWGFLTDLKERGRKAAEEWLGSCLGHVGERATLDIASVAA
- a CDS encoding SDR family NAD(P)-dependent oxidoreductase yields the protein MAYKPFDLSGKVALVTGGNRGIGFGMAQALAQAGADIIIWGSNAERNLEAEGKLNTLGVRVLAQKVDVSDEAQVKAAMAEAAASMGRIDSVFANAGVGYGAPSFVDMTTETYRKVLAVNLDGVFFTFREACRHMVERAKAGDPGGSIVGIASLAAIEGAARNEAYAATKGAVISMMKSVAVEHARWGVRANAILPGWIATDMTAGAQAAPAFAEKVIPRVPARRWGEPADFGGIAVYLASDASAYHSGDTLVIDGGYSIF